TTGCTTAAATAAAATGTTGTGAGACTGCGCTCTATCTGCAGTCTAATTTAGCCCCCATTTTTATTTTAAGAATTGTTGTTTTGGATTATAATATTTTTTAGATGCACAGGATAGCTTTCCCGGTAGAATAACTATCCTCGTACTGATAGTACCAGGTCTTACCATACTTTAATTAATTGATTTGTTGTTTTGAATCATGATGAATGGTTAATACATCACTTTAAGTTTCTAAAAATTGTTGGGAAATAGAATCTTAATGTAAGTTTTCGACATTATATATAAATTATCCAAACTTATCAGCCTCAAAGGTGTAGAAGCAATCCCCAAAATTCTTCCTTATAACCCTTCCTCTCCCCCACCCCTCTCAATCCTATACACAATATCATTCTTCCTGACCTTGCCAGCCACAGCCAGTCCCACATCCTGCCCCTGTTCAGCCATCTGAATAGCCCGGTGGTCTTTCATCAATGACCCCACCTGCTGCTCAAGAAACGTGCTGGCACCTTCAATCACTATGAGGTCACCAACACTCAACCCATCCTCTCGAAGCCTGACAGCCGCAGCCCCATGCTCAGGAAAATAATTCACTACCACACCCACAGCCTGCCTGCGCACCTGTGAAGCGTTCATGTCCTTCTCCATTGCCATCCCGTCAGGACCCGGCGCCCCGAAATAGAAACCCGTTGAAAAGCCCCTGTTATAAACGGCAGCCATCTGTTCCTTCCATTGCAGTGCCCGCTCCCCCCGGTATGAACCGTCCCTGCAGGCATCCAGAGCCTCTCGATAGCACCGGGAGACCACAGCAGTATAGCCGGGGTCCCTCAGCCTGCCCTCCAGCTTGAAGGCATCCACACCCGCATCCACCAGTTCTGGCACGTGCTCTATCATGCACAGGTCCCTGACGCTGAGCAGGTATTTCCCGCCCAGTTCCACCTCTGCCCCGTCCTCGCCGTGCAGTGTCCACTGCCAGCGGCACGGCTGGGTACACGCACCGCAGTTCCCCGAGCCCCCCAGCAGGTACGCGGACAGGTAACAGCGTCCTGAAACTGCCTGGCACATGGCGCCGTGCACGAACACCTCCAGTTCCACACCAGTATGCTGCCTGATATCCCGTATCTGCTCAAGGGTCAGCTCGCGGGACAGTATCACCCGGCTGGCGCCCAGTTCCCGGTAAAACTCTGCCGTCCGGCCGTTGGACACATTGGCCTGGGTCGATATGTGCAGTTCAAGCCCGCACTCCACGGTCCTGCTGATGACTGCCGGGTCCCAGGCAATAACTGCATCCACACCGGCACTGGCAGCCGCTTCCACCACTGAGTCCATAGCAGGCAGGTCATCAGGATACATCACGGTATTGACTGCCAGGTATGCCTTGAGACCGCCGTCTTTTACCTGCCCGACAAAGGTATCAAGGCTGTCCAGGGTAATGTCCCGGGCGCGTGACCTGAGACTGAACCGGTCAAGGGAAAAATACACGGCATCGGCATGGTCCCTGCACGCTGAGAGAGCCGCGATGTTGCGTACGCCAGCCACAAGTTCAGGAATATCGGGCATGGTCAGACCCTCCTTATTACCCGGTTCCGGTATCCACCGATTCACCGGTAGCCTTGTTCAACCTGTTCCTCACTGCCTCACCCACACCATCCTCCCCTATCCAGCCGTCAGCAATGATAACATCAAGGTCTTTTTGATCCAGATACCGCAGGCCAGCGAACAGATTACTGGCAATGGCGGATGTATCGTACCTGCTCCCCAGCAGGAACACCTCATCCGACGACACGTACTCAGCAGTCTCATCAGTAACCAGCAACCCTACCCGGAAATCCTGTTTCCGGTATTCCCTGGCCAGCTCCCCGATCCTGTCCACAACAGCCTGGCTGTTCCCTTTGACCAGCACCAGTCTCGTCTGTGGTGAATAATGGGTATATTTCAGGCCTGGCGACCTGACAATCTCTCCCGGGGCCGCCATGTGTTCCGTGTAACCAATACGCACCTCACCCACGTATTCCCGTATCTGCTCCACATCCACCTCACCCGGTCTGAGCAGCACGGGAATGTCTGAGGTCATGTCCAGCACCGTGGATTCAACACCCACGCGAACAGGCCCGCCGTCGATCACCGCATCTATCCTGCCTGAAAGGTCAGCAATCACATGCTCTGCAGTTGTAGGACTGGGCCTGCCGGACAGGTTGGCACTGGGTGCTGCGATGGGTGTGCCTGCCTGCCGTATCAATGCCGTTGCCACCGGATCATCAGGCATCCTGACCGCCACAGTGTCCAGCCCACAGGTAGTGACGTCAGGTACAATGTCCCTGCGCCTGAAGATAAGGGTCAGGGGGCCGGGCCAGAATGCATCCATGAGATTGCGGGCGCTGTCGGGTATATCCCTGGCAAGCACGTCCAGTTGCTCTTTGTCTGCTATATGCACGATAAGTGGATTATCCAGCGGGCGCCCTTTTGCCTGGAATATCTTTTGGACCGCTCCGGGATTCAATGCATCGGCGCCCAGGCCGTATACGGTCTCGGTGGGGAATGCCACGGTACCGCCCTGCCTGAGAATCTGTGCGGCTGTTGTGATAATCTCCTCAAGATTGCCGCTTTTTATCCTGAAAATGCGTGTCTTGCTCACCATTCGCCCGGTTATTGAGTATAGGTCATTAGGGAAAAAATGAAAGGAACAGGCTTATTTGCCTATTCCCATTGTCCTGTTGGTCTTTGCTATGGACTTTGCACCGTCGGATTCCAGTCCGCACATGGCACGGATGGCATCAACGTTCTCGGGGACCACATCAGATTCCTGGTGAATGGCCTGGAAGAAGTACAGCTCGCCCTGGTACTTGCTGATACTGTCCTTCCATATCACGTTCTCGAACATGTCACTGCGGCTGCGCCCCAGGTCCCTGGCGAATTCCATTACTTCTGCAGTGCTCGTTATCTTATCTGCCCCTGATACGAACCTGATACGGGGGCGGGAAGCATACAGGTCTATGATATCCTGCGGTTCGAAATCACGTTTCAGTTCTACATTGAGTGAATGGAAATGCATGATCGTGGTGGACAGTTTTACAGCCACGGTGGCAATCTGGAGGTCGGGCAGGATGGAATTTACATCAGGCCCGTGGTGGCTGGGTAAACTGATGGGATTGGGCACAATGGCATTGATCGGTCCGCTCTTGATATTGCCCGGGTCTGCTGCCCTGCGCATCAGGGTGACCCTGGATTTCTTTACACCAAAGGTCTGGTCAAGGGGATACAGTGCCCTGGTAAGCCCGGTAGTATTGCAACTGACCACCCTGGTAAGATCGCGGCCAATGGCGTCAGCATAATTTGCCTCTGCATTGAAACTGAAACCTGCTAACTCATGGTCTTCGCCGCCCTGCCAGATGGCCTTTATGCCGTGCTTCTGGTACACTTCCTTATAGGCAGCTCCCACGCCTCCGGGTGTGCAGTCTACCACCAGGTCTGCACCTGCCAGCAGGTCATCCAGTGAACCTGAGACCTCAAGCCCGGCCTTTTTTAAGCCATCTATCTTGTCAGGAGAAGCTGCATACAGGTCAAATCCACGGTCAATTGCCATTTTTGCCTCAAAACTGGGGCGCGTTTTCACGACACCTGCAATCTCCATGTCATCCTGGGCAGCAACCGCATCTGCCACACGTTTTCCTATGGTACCATACCCATTTATTGCAATCTTAGCTTTAGACATCTATTCTCCCTCAATTGAAATGATAACCACTATTTATAAGAGTTCCTTACTATACCATAACCTAATCGATTTTCTGTATCAGGGCTTCCTGTTTCGTGAGGTCTATGCGCAGTATCTTCCCTTTGACATTCTTGGTATCGCCCAACATTCCGGTCATGGTTATGTCCTCATTGTCAACAA
This genomic stretch from ANME-2 cluster archaeon harbors:
- a CDS encoding U32 family peptidase, with product MPDIPELVAGVRNIAALSACRDHADAVYFSLDRFSLRSRARDITLDSLDTFVGQVKDGGLKAYLAVNTVMYPDDLPAMDSVVEAAASAGVDAVIAWDPAVISRTVECGLELHISTQANVSNGRTAEFYRELGASRVILSRELTLEQIRDIRQHTGVELEVFVHGAMCQAVSGRCYLSAYLLGGSGNCGACTQPCRWQWTLHGEDGAEVELGGKYLLSVRDLCMIEHVPELVDAGVDAFKLEGRLRDPGYTAVVSRCYREALDACRDGSYRGERALQWKEQMAAVYNRGFSTGFYFGAPGPDGMAMEKDMNASQVRRQAVGVVVNYFPEHGAAAVRLREDGLSVGDLIVIEGASTFLEQQVGSLMKDHRAIQMAEQGQDVGLAVAGKVRKNDIVYRIERGGGEEGL
- a CDS encoding threonylcarbamoyl-AMP synthase — protein: MVSKTRIFRIKSGNLEEIITTAAQILRQGGTVAFPTETVYGLGADALNPGAVQKIFQAKGRPLDNPLIVHIADKEQLDVLARDIPDSARNLMDAFWPGPLTLIFRRRDIVPDVTTCGLDTVAVRMPDDPVATALIRQAGTPIAAPSANLSGRPSPTTAEHVIADLSGRIDAVIDGGPVRVGVESTVLDMTSDIPVLLRPGEVDVEQIREYVGEVRIGYTEHMAAPGEIVRSPGLKYTHYSPQTRLVLVKGNSQAVVDRIGELAREYRKQDFRVGLLVTDETAEYVSSDEVFLLGSRYDTSAIASNLFAGLRYLDQKDLDVIIADGWIGEDGVGEAVRNRLNKATGESVDTGTG
- a CDS encoding type II glyceraldehyde-3-phosphate dehydrogenase; amino-acid sequence: MSKAKIAINGYGTIGKRVADAVAAQDDMEIAGVVKTRPSFEAKMAIDRGFDLYAASPDKIDGLKKAGLEVSGSLDDLLAGADLVVDCTPGGVGAAYKEVYQKHGIKAIWQGGEDHELAGFSFNAEANYADAIGRDLTRVVSCNTTGLTRALYPLDQTFGVKKSRVTLMRRAADPGNIKSGPINAIVPNPISLPSHHGPDVNSILPDLQIATVAVKLSTTIMHFHSLNVELKRDFEPQDIIDLYASRPRIRFVSGADKITSTAEVMEFARDLGRSRSDMFENVIWKDSISKYQGELYFFQAIHQESDVVPENVDAIRAMCGLESDGAKSIAKTNRTMGIGK
- a CDS encoding CooT family nickel-binding protein, with amino-acid sequence MCELHAMLVDGTERKLLMEDVVRLVVDNEDITMTGMLGDTKNVKGKILRIDLTKQEALIQKID